A section of the Rattus norvegicus strain BN/NHsdMcwi chromosome 15, GRCr8, whole genome shotgun sequence genome encodes:
- the Or11g27 gene encoding olfactory receptor Olr1619 gives MKTFSSTINSSTITGFILLGFPYPREGQILLFVLFFIVYLLILMGNASIICAVCCDQRLHTPMYLLLANFSFLEIWYVTSTVPNMLANFLSETKVISFSGCFLQFYFFFSFGSTECFFLALMAFDRYLAICRPLHYPALMTRHLCNILVISCWVLGFLWFPVPIIIISQMSFCGSRIIDHFLCDPGPLLALACSRAPLMEFFWTIIMSLLLVLPFLFIMASYILVLRTVFRLPSRDGQKKAFSTCGSHVTVVSLFYGSVMIMYMSPTSEHAAGMQKLVTLFYSVGTPLLNPIIYSLRNKDMKNALQKILRT, from the coding sequence ATGAAAACCTTCAGCAGCACCATAAACTCCAGCACCATCACTGGCTTCATTCTCTTGGGCTTCCCCTACCCCAGGGAGGGGCAaatcctcctctttgtcctcttcTTCATTGTCTACCTACTCATCCTCATGGGCAACGCTTCCATcatctgtgctgtgtgctgtgatcAGAGactccacacccccatgtacCTCCTGCTGGCCAACTTCTCCTTCCTGGAGATCTGGTATGTTACTTCCACAGTCCCCAACATGTTAGCCAACTTCCTCTCTGAAACCAAAGTCATCTCTTTCTCTGGATGCTTCCTGcagttctatttcttcttctcctttggTTCTACAGAATGCTTTTTCCTGGCACTCATGGCATTTGATCGCTACCTTGCCATCTGCAGGCCTCTACATTACCCTGCCCTCATGACTAGGCACCTCTGCAACATCCTTGTGATCAGTTGCTGGGTGCTTGGTTTCCTCTGGTTCCCTGttcccatcatcatcatctcccaGATGTCCTTCTGTGGGTCCAGAATTATAGACCACTTCCTGTGTGACCCAGGTCCTCTTTTGGCCCTTGCCTGTTCCAGAGCCCCATTAATGGAGTTTTTCTGGACAATTATAATGTCTCTGCTCCtggttcttcctttcctcttcatcATGGCATCTTATATATTGGTCCTGAGAACTGTGTTCAGACTTCCTTCAAGAGATGGACAAAAAAAGGCCTTCTCCACTTGTGGGTCACATGtgactgtggtttctcttttctATGGCTCAGTGATGATAATGTATATGAGCCCAACATCTGAGCATGCAGCTGGAATGCAGAAGCTTGTGACTCTGTTTTATTCTGTGGGTACTCCACTCCTTAATCCTATAATATACAGTCTGAGAAACAAAGATATGAAAAACGCCCTGCAGAAGATTTTAagaacataa
- the Or11g27 gene encoding olfactory receptor Olr1619 isoform X1, translated as MKTFSSTINSSTITGFILLGFPYPREGQILLFVLFFIVYLLILMGNASIICAVCCDQRLHTPMYLLLANFSFLEIWYVTSTVPNMLANFLSETKVISFSGCFLQFYFFFSFGSTECFFLALMAFDRYLAICRPLHYPALMTRHLCNILVISCWVLGFLWFPVPIIIISQMSFCGSRIIDHFLCDPGPLLALACSRAPLMEFFWTIIMSLLLVLPFLFIMASYILVLRTVFRLPSRDGQKKAFSTCGSHVTVVSLFYGSVMIMYMSPTSEHAAGMQKLVTLFYSVGTPLLNPIIYSLRNKDMKNALQKILYGVRVQGQSMYSL; from the coding sequence ATGAAAACCTTCAGCAGCACCATAAACTCCAGCACCATCACTGGCTTCATTCTCTTGGGCTTCCCCTACCCCAGGGAGGGGCAaatcctcctctttgtcctcttcTTCATTGTCTACCTACTCATCCTCATGGGCAACGCTTCCATcatctgtgctgtgtgctgtgatcAGAGactccacacccccatgtacCTCCTGCTGGCCAACTTCTCCTTCCTGGAGATCTGGTATGTTACTTCCACAGTCCCCAACATGTTAGCCAACTTCCTCTCTGAAACCAAAGTCATCTCTTTCTCTGGATGCTTCCTGcagttctatttcttcttctcctttggTTCTACAGAATGCTTTTTCCTGGCACTCATGGCATTTGATCGCTACCTTGCCATCTGCAGGCCTCTACATTACCCTGCCCTCATGACTAGGCACCTCTGCAACATCCTTGTGATCAGTTGCTGGGTGCTTGGTTTCCTCTGGTTCCCTGttcccatcatcatcatctcccaGATGTCCTTCTGTGGGTCCAGAATTATAGACCACTTCCTGTGTGACCCAGGTCCTCTTTTGGCCCTTGCCTGTTCCAGAGCCCCATTAATGGAGTTTTTCTGGACAATTATAATGTCTCTGCTCCtggttcttcctttcctcttcatcATGGCATCTTATATATTGGTCCTGAGAACTGTGTTCAGACTTCCTTCAAGAGATGGACAAAAAAAGGCCTTCTCCACTTGTGGGTCACATGtgactgtggtttctcttttctATGGCTCAGTGATGATAATGTATATGAGCCCAACATCTGAGCATGCAGCTGGAATGCAGAAGCTTGTGACTCTGTTTTATTCTGTGGGTACTCCACTCCTTAATCCTATAATATACAGTCTGAGAAACAAAGATATGAAAAACGCCCTGCAGAAGATTTTA